CTGCCTGTCATTTCCAGTTACCTGATTTATTCATCCGTTAGCATGCTGATTGTTTTCAAAACCCACTGGCATCTCGACAAAGAACAATCAGCCCCCAGTTTCTTCCCGACATTCATATGACACCTTCCCTGTCGCAAAAATGGCGGGTAAATGACGCTTGAAGTGGCGAGCAAAAAGCTGTGTATTGCTTGCCCTTACATCCTGACAAGCATCATTTTCGCATGAAGTCCATCGTATTCATAGTACTGCTCGCATTTACATCTACACTCGCATACGGCCAAGGTCTCGACACAGCCAAGCTGGACCAGTTGTTTGACGCACTCGAAAAGCGCAACGAGGCCATGGGTAGCCTGGTGATAGCCCGGAATGGGATCATCCTGTACAGTCGAGCCATTGGGATGCGTTCGATTGACGCGGACACCTCCATCGCGGCAGACATCAAGACGAACTACCGCATCTGGTCTATCACAAAACCCTATACAGCAACGATGATCTTGCAGTTGGCTGAAGAGGGAAAACTTACACTGGACACAACGCTCGACACCTTTTACCCCGGCATTCCCAACGCCGGCATCATCACCATCCGTCAGATGCTGCAACATAAAAGCGGCATTCACGACTTCATACAGAACGACACCAACGAAGATTGGGACACCTACATACATGAGCCGTTGACACCGGACTTTATGGTCCCGCACATCAGTCAATACCCGCCGGACTTTCAACCGGGCACCGCGTTTGGATACAGTAACTCCAACTACTTGCTGCTCGGCTACATCATAGAACAGCTAGACGGACATACCTATGGGCAGTCGCTATACAGCAGGATTTCTGAAAGAGCCGGCCTCACAAGTACATACTTTGGCGTAGGCGCGCTCGACCAGGTAGAAAACAAGGCACAGTCGTACGCGCACAACGGCCAATGGCAACCAATTGATGAAGGCCCCTTCAGTGGTCTGATTCCGGCCGGCGCCGGCGGGATTGTCTCTACGCCTACAGACATGGCGCTTTTTATTGATGCCTTGTTTACCGGCAAGCTGGTATCGGACACCAGCCTCGCGCTGATGCTGCCCAAAGATGACAACTTTTATAAACTTGGCTTGATGCGATTCCCCCATGCAGCCTTTACGGGTTATGGGCATACGGGCGGTTATGTTGCCACAGAATCCAGCCTGGCGTACTACCCGCAGGACAGCCTCATAATTGCTTATGCAACAAATGGCATCGTCCTTAGAAAGGAAGATATCTTGTCAAACGTATTGAAAATCTATCACGGCGAACCGTTTGCCGTCTCGATGAACCGGGACGTTCAAACTGCGCTTGTTTTTGCATTTGGGCTCCTGCTATTTGCTTGTATCAAAACACATATTCGACCGCAGCAGTGGCGCTGGACCGGGTTAGGAATCCTGCTGTTGTTTTGGGCCGGCACAGCAATCGCCGGACAACTCCTGGGAGCGCATAGCCACGTACAAGATGCGGTCACAGACCTTGCTGCGTTTTACAGTGCCTCAGGCACCTTCATGGCGAGCATCGAGCTGGTTATTGCCCTGACTTTGCTCTTTTTTCTACACGCATGTTATGCCGCTTGCAAACGCGAAGGCCTGAGCATCCTGCCGCTACTACCTGCGCTATTTATTCCCATCTCATTGTTGGGCGCAACGCTTTTCTCCTTCCCGAATCCACTGTACACCCTGTTTGCAAACCTCATCATTCTATCGGCATTCTCCCCCCTGCTTGCCCTTATCTTTTGGCGGACACAGAAAGGAGCAGGCATACGATGGGCAGCGGCAGCAAGCCTGCTTCTGATGGTACTCTCTCTCGGCTTAATTTTCAGCCGGCCAAGCTTTCCTGCATTTGTTCATGCCTACTGGGGCCTTATACAGCGAAGCCTTTACCTGGGCTGGACAGTATGGATTGCCGCGCTAGGTCTGCTTATGCCGCTCAAACCCACCACCCCTTAATCCACACTTTTACCTGGAGGACAAGTATTTTTCCGTTACAAACTGGTGCCAGCCCGACTCAAAATCGGCTACCGGCACACCCAATATCGCGGGTATATCACCATTGGTGTTGATCAGGTCGATGAGCACCGATTGCCCCCATTCGGATATGATGTAGTCGACCAGTAGATACCCGACATCGTAGATGTTTTTGCTCGCATTAAAGCCGGCATTGAGTTCTTCCATCGTTGGGAATGCTTTATCCCGCATGTAAGCCACATTCGCCGGATCATTGAATTCATCAGCTAAATACAATGCTACCGCCTCCCACAACCACCTCGGATTGTTACCAAAGTCAGGATTAAGGTTTAACGAGACCACGTGCGCAAATTCATGGACAGCTTCTTTCTGCGCAGAGAGCCGGCGATGGTAAAGCAACCGCAACTCCCTGTCCCCTGTCACATACCCTCTCGAGCCGGGAAATCGCGCCCCCAACGTTTCTTCCATGGCATCCTGGTATGCCTGCTCATCAGACCAGATCTGTACCGTGATCGTGGGCAAAGTGTCTACGGCAAGTGCCTGCGCTACGCGCGCGTAGTTTGCCTCCAATGCCGTCGTTAGATGCGCCACATCCCCAACGGTAAGGGTATCATGCAACACAAAATCAAACGGCGCCGGCCCTTGTGATGCTGGCAATCGAGAAGCCTCGTCACAAGTCATCGATAAAAACAAAAGCGTATTGATGATCAGGGTGAAGTTTGCAAACTTTGTCATATCCCGGGTAGATAGATTATATACCATCACGTACAATAGTCACCGTATACCTGACGGATGTGCAAGCAGTTGCACGCATTGAATAAAGGCGCTGGGTACAGATACTGCGCCAGGCAATTAGCACGTACACGCAAGCATTCATCTACAAAAGTAGATATGAAAAACTTAAACTGGCTGCGACAAGGATTCCCCGTCACAATGGCGGCTCTACTTCTAGTGTTGGGGGTTACATCCTGTTCAAAAGCAAAAAAAGACCCGTTAAAAGCTGCAGGAGATAGCATTTTGATAACGGGTATCTCACTGGTTCTGGCAGAAGAGAACCGGGCAACTTCACCAAAGGATATCTTAATTTCTGATGGTAAAATTGCAGGAATCAAGGATGCCGGCTTACTTCCCCATTCTCTTGCGAAAAACATCATATCTGGAGAAGGTTTATTTGTGATGCCTGGTATAATCGATGTGCATGCGCATATTGGAGATGGAGGTATCAACGCGCAGTCACCTTCAGACCGCCAGAACGCATTGACGCAGTTTGTCCGCTACGGGGTCACCTCAATTTTTGTCCCCGGCGGCGGAGCTGGAAACGACCATAACATGGCTGAATGGAAAGCTCGCTGCAAAACCAGTGAGCTACGCTGCCCCGATCTATTCGGATCAGGTGCACTCATAACAGTTCCGGGTAGCCATCCCATCAGCACCATCTGGAATTTTCCCGAGGACATCTCTGAAAAAATTTTATACGCGCGCGGCGCTACGGTGGTCAAGGAAGACACAAACGTTGATTCTTTGATAGAAAGCAAAGTGGCACTTGGCGCGGATGCCATCAAAATAATAATTGAAGACTGGGGAGGAACGGTACCCCGGTTGCCCAATCATCAAATCGAACAACTCACCAGCGCCTCACACCGTCATGGACTGAAAGTATTGGCGCACGTCAGCATGCCGGCACATATTGAAAACGGATTGGCGCATGGCATTGATGCTGTAATGCACTCTGTAGAAGGGCCACTTGGTCAGCTTACGCTTGAATCAATGGCACAGCAACGCGTCTTTTTTGTTAGCACCCTGTCACTCTATGACGGATTTATAAACAGGGCACTTGGGAAAAAGACAACTGATGTTTTTGCCCTTGCTGGCGTATCAGAAACTGCGCTGGCAAGCCTGGAAGACTTCAACTTTAGCCCGTTTGATACCAGGGAGCAAGCCCTTTCGGTACAAGCAACTATTTTTGACAACCTGCGACGCGCAGCTGAAGCAGGCGTGCCGCTGGCACTCGGTACAGATGTGAATAATCCGGCTGTGTACCCGGGATATTCTAGCCACAGAGAAATGGAGCTTATGGTCCAGGCCGGCCTTTCACCGGCTGTTGTCCTTGAAGCGGCTACACACGGTGGTGCCATTTTCCTGGCTAAACACACCGAACTCGGACGCATTCAGCCAGGATATGAAGCAGACTTGTTATTGCTGAAACAAAATCCACTAGAGGATATCCGACATACGCGTGGCATCCATACAGTAATTGCAGATGGCCGGCTTGTTGAAAATGTGGTTACTGTACCCTAGCCTGCCCCACCACCATCTGACAAACAACCTGATGTAGCCCATGCATCCCTATCTGTTAGCAGCCGCCATTGCAGCCGCCATCGTTGGACTTGTACATTCCGTCTTGGGTGAAGTACTGATATTTAGCCGTATGCGGTCCGATCGCCAGATCATCCCTACTGTTGGCAAGCCATTGCTCCACGAGCGGCATGTGAGAATACTATGGGCAACATGGCACATTGCCTCAATTTTTGGATGGGCCCTGGCCGCGGTACTGTTCAGCCTTGCACAACCGGCATCAGAGATGCTGCTTCAGGAGGTTGTGGTTCATGCCATTGCCGGCGGCATGTTCGCAAGCGGATTACTCGTCTTGATTGCCACCAAAGGCAAACACCCCGGATGGCTTGGCTTACTCGTTGTAGCAGCTTTGTGCTGGCTTTCATGAACACGAAGTAAGCGAGCCACTTTAGCCAACCCCTGGTGCAATGGACATGCAGCAAATGCCAGGCGGTGGGAGCTTTTATTAAAGTAAGCATCAAAAACA
This is a stretch of genomic DNA from Bacteroidota bacterium. It encodes these proteins:
- a CDS encoding serine hydrolase — protein: MKSIVFIVLLAFTSTLAYGQGLDTAKLDQLFDALEKRNEAMGSLVIARNGIILYSRAIGMRSIDADTSIAADIKTNYRIWSITKPYTATMILQLAEEGKLTLDTTLDTFYPGIPNAGIITIRQMLQHKSGIHDFIQNDTNEDWDTYIHEPLTPDFMVPHISQYPPDFQPGTAFGYSNSNYLLLGYIIEQLDGHTYGQSLYSRISERAGLTSTYFGVGALDQVENKAQSYAHNGQWQPIDEGPFSGLIPAGAGGIVSTPTDMALFIDALFTGKLVSDTSLALMLPKDDNFYKLGLMRFPHAAFTGYGHTGGYVATESSLAYYPQDSLIIAYATNGIVLRKEDILSNVLKIYHGEPFAVSMNRDVQTALVFAFGLLLFACIKTHIRPQQWRWTGLGILLLFWAGTAIAGQLLGAHSHVQDAVTDLAAFYSASGTFMASIELVIALTLLFFLHACYAACKREGLSILPLLPALFIPISLLGATLFSFPNPLYTLFANLIILSAFSPLLALIFWRTQKGAGIRWAAAASLLLMVLSLGLIFSRPSFPAFVHAYWGLIQRSLYLGWTVWIAALGLLMPLKPTTP
- a CDS encoding amidohydrolase family protein, which encodes MKNLNWLRQGFPVTMAALLLVLGVTSCSKAKKDPLKAAGDSILITGISLVLAEENRATSPKDILISDGKIAGIKDAGLLPHSLAKNIISGEGLFVMPGIIDVHAHIGDGGINAQSPSDRQNALTQFVRYGVTSIFVPGGGAGNDHNMAEWKARCKTSELRCPDLFGSGALITVPGSHPISTIWNFPEDISEKILYARGATVVKEDTNVDSLIESKVALGADAIKIIIEDWGGTVPRLPNHQIEQLTSASHRHGLKVLAHVSMPAHIENGLAHGIDAVMHSVEGPLGQLTLESMAQQRVFFVSTLSLYDGFINRALGKKTTDVFALAGVSETALASLEDFNFSPFDTREQALSVQATIFDNLRRAAEAGVPLALGTDVNNPAVYPGYSSHREMELMVQAGLSPAVVLEAATHGGAIFLAKHTELGRIQPGYEADLLLLKQNPLEDIRHTRGIHTVIADGRLVENVVTVP